A region from the Beduinella massiliensis genome encodes:
- a CDS encoding carbohydrate ABC transporter permease: MTVAVSKEARMRSARTRRLAVHTITHLFLLFFSFLMLLPFVWMILSSFKSDAEILTVPVTWIPRAWHPENYLTTMQTAPWGTYFFNTTLVTAATILGQLVVASMAAYAFARLRFRGRDVMFVVYLSTMMLPFQVTMIPMFKIVKTLGWMDSLISLIVPGLFSVFGVFMLRQFFLSIPTELEDAAKIDGCGYPRIFWEVVIKNSKPALVTLTLFIFMGTWNDFLRPLLFLNDKALWTLSLGLSKFKGQYTSLWSCMMCGAVITILPIMCVFFFAQKYFIEGIVTSGLKG, from the coding sequence ATGACCGTCGCCGTATCCAAAGAAGCGCGTATGCGCAGCGCGAGGACGCGCAGGCTTGCCGTTCATACGATCACGCATCTCTTTCTGCTCTTCTTCAGCTTTCTGATGCTGCTGCCCTTCGTCTGGATGATCCTCAGCTCGTTTAAGAGCGACGCGGAGATTCTGACCGTGCCCGTCACCTGGATACCGCGGGCGTGGCATCCGGAAAACTACCTGACCACGATGCAGACCGCGCCGTGGGGGACGTATTTTTTCAACACGACGCTCGTGACGGCCGCGACCATCCTCGGCCAGCTCGTCGTGGCCTCGATGGCGGCCTACGCCTTCGCGCGCCTGCGCTTTCGGGGGCGCGACGTGATGTTCGTCGTATACCTGAGCACGATGATGCTGCCCTTTCAGGTGACGATGATCCCGATGTTCAAGATCGTCAAGACGCTGGGCTGGATGGACTCGCTGATCTCCCTGATCGTTCCCGGGCTGTTCAGCGTCTTCGGGGTGTTCATGCTCAGGCAGTTTTTCCTTTCGATCCCCACGGAGTTGGAGGATGCGGCCAAGATCGACGGCTGCGGCTATCCGCGCATCTTCTGGGAGGTCGTCATCAAGAATTCCAAGCCCGCGCTGGTCACCCTGACGCTCTTTATCTTCATGGGCACGTGGAACGACTTTTTGCGCCCCCTGCTCTTCCTCAACGACAAGGCGCTGTGGACGCTCTCGCTGGGGCTTTCCAAGTTCAAGGGGCAGTATACCTCGCTGTGGAGCTGCATGATGTGCGGCGCGGTCATCACGATCCTGCCGATCATGTGCGTCTTCTTCTTCGCACAGAAGTATTTCATCGAAGGCATCGTCACGAGCGGCCTGAAGGGCTGA